DNA from Leptospira bandrabouensis:
CAATTGGAATCGAATATTGATTATAATGGGAAAGGATTAGTGTCTCCCAAGTTTCTTTTTTTAAAGCAGGAACTAGAAATAGAAAACTAATAAAAGGAGTTACATAATATGGATCTTTTCTGTTTGGCATTAGGTGGAAAATAGTAACTAACAATAAAAACGCCAACAAAACCATTCCCAAAAATCTGTTTTTTTGATTGGAAGTTTTACTGAAGAATATCCAAACAGAATAAAAAAGTGGGATGGTAAATGGGATTGTATAAAGTAGCCAACCTCCCCAAATTCTAAGCCCTGATTGGTTCGCAGCATAAAATTTTCCCATATTCTCTGTGATAAAAAAGAATCTTAATAACTCTTTTCCGGAATTTGTAAATAAATACAAATAGGATATCCAGAGAATGGGAATGAGAAAGGAGAGCGAAAACAATAGTATTGTTTGTTTCTCTTTGATTAGTGGTTGGAAAGAAATATGAAAATGTCCCTTTCTCACTCGAATCATTTTTAAGTAAATGTAACTAACTAAAAATAAAATTATATATATATGAAGGATGGGGCCTTTAAGTAAATACCCGAATCCTACAAAAAAACTTCCCCACGCAACATACGTTAAGTTTTTCTCTTCTTTCGATCTAAAAAATAAAAAAACATATAGTAAGGTAAAAAATACCATTGCGCCTTCCATCATCAGAAGCCCGAAAAATTTTAAAGAAAGGAAAGAGAAAGCAAATGCTATGGTTGCAAGTTTCGTTTCTTTATCTGACTTACTTAAGGATTGGTAAAATTTATAGAATAAAACGAAAGTTCCGAGACCAAATAAAAAGGAAACGAAACGTTCGGAAAAATAACTTATACCAAATATTTTATCAAATAACATTCCCATCCAGAAGAGAAGAGGTGGTTTATATGGATTCGGAAGTCCAGATAAAACCGGGAGAGTATAACTTCCCACTTCCAAACTTTCCCGAACGGAACGGATATGCATAATTTCGTCACCTTGCGGGAAGGGAGCATCAGGTATACCCAGGGTCATCGCAAAGATTGCAGAAAGAAATATGAGAAAAATAAAATACATTTTCGACCCCATTTTTCCATAAACGAAGATACTGACTAGTCAGTCAACGTGTTTAAGTTTAAAATTGCGAATCGCGATTTTTTAATTGTCTGTGATTTGAATTGTTAATTTCAAAAAAGGATAATTACCTTAAATGTTGTTAGACATTGTTTCGGAGGAGAGAAACGTCAGGATACTGCGAAAATTGGCTGTTTGTTTCTAAAAAACTGCATTTTATGGCTTAAAGTATTGAAAATTGTTTGGAATGAGAAGAGATTCGGTCAGTCTAAGACTCAATGTATGAATCCAATCTTTGCTGAGAACGTCCAAATTTTGCAGCAAGGGGTTACTCTTCTCGAATCTATATCGAACGAAAGATATAAACAAAAACACGAAGTCCTTGCCTCTTCCATTGGAGAACACTTTCGACACATCATTGAACATTACGAGATGTTTTGGAATGGGGTGAGTGCCGGTCATATTGATTACGACAAAAGAAATCGGAATCCTCTTCTTGAAACCGATCGATTGTTTGCCATTACAACGTTAAAGCACTATGTATCCCAATTTTTAACCAAATCCATAGAACCCAAATCTCTTACGATTTCACAAAACTACAATCCTACGGAAAAAGTTCCGATCACACTTAGTCATACCAATCGAGAGTTGTTATTTTTACTTTCGCATACAGTACACCACTATGCGATCATTTCCATCTTGGTAAAGTTAAATGGCGGGAGTGTTCCCGATGGGTTTGGATACTCTGCTGCCACTCTTTTTGCAAAGATGGAGAGAAAATCCTGAACTAATACTTTAAATTCATTTACGTTTGCAGAAAATAAAAAATTTTTTTTCTACCAGTCAATCGGAAAGTAATCCTTTAAAAATTTACCTATCCAATGTTTGCCTGTGTTAACACCGTCAAACAAAGGATCAACGACTCTTGCAGCCCCGTCCACTATATCGAGAGGAGGTTGGAAATCGTGAAGGTCTTGTTTTCTTTTTGCAAGTTCAATGGGATCTTCATCGGTCACCCAACCTGTATCCACGGCATTCATAAAAATTCCGTCTTTTGCAAAATCTTCAGCCGACGTATGAGTCATCATATTTAATGCCGCTTTGGCCATATTCGTATGTGGATGACGGTCTTCTTTTTTAAATCTATGGAATTTACCTTCCATCGCTGAAACATTGATGATATGTTTTTTTCCTGTATTGTCTCGACGCATGATGCCTACAAGTCGATTACAAAGTACAAAAGGAGCAACAGCATTCACTAATTGGACTTCTAACATTTCTGAAGTATTGATTTCGCCAAGTTTTAATCGCCAACTATTTGTTTTGCGAAGGTCAACTTGTTGTAAGTCGGCATCTAATTGGCCTTCAGGAAACACTGCCTCTAATTCATTTGAATTGTCATGGGAATAAGGAATTTGGGAAAGTGCAGCAGATGAACGAATTCCTACGCCGGGAGTTTTGTGATTCCAACTCACAGCAAGGGCTGTTGCGGTGTCTTTCATTTCAGAATCTGACCTATAAGAATCTAACTCTTGTTTGCAATGTTGGTAAAAACTAAGTAATTTTTGTGCCTCTTGCGGTAATTCAGATACAGATAACTTTTCTGCCTCAAGAAGGTGAGAATAAAAACCTGGAGGTCGTCTTACCGTTTGGGCTGCGTTGTTAATTAAAATATCTAATCGTTCTAAATGATTTTCTAAAAATTTGCAAAAAATTTCAACACTCGGAGTATGTCTTAAATCTAAACCAAAAATTTGTAACCTATCCTTCCATAAGTGAAAGTCAGTTTCTTTGGAAAAACGAATCGCCGAATCATTCGGAAACCTTGTGGTGGCAATGACTCTTGCGCCGGAACGTAACAAAAGTAAGGTTGCTTGGTATCCAATTTTTAAACGAGATCCCGTGATGACAGCGACGGTTCCGCGAAGGTCAGCTGTTTGAAATCTTTTGGAATAATTGAGTTCTGCACAACTCGGACACATAGAATCATAAAAAAAATGAAGTTTTGTAAATGGAGTTTTGCAAATATAACAAGGTTTCGGGTTTGCCAGTTCTTCTGCTTTATCCCAAGACCATCCTGCTGTATTTGATATTTGTAGTGGAGCCTGGAAAACAGCATTTTCTCTTGCTCGCCTGATTCCTGTTAGAGCGGTTTTTTGTTTTTCCTGACTTTTTAGAGTTTGTTTTTTTTCAACACGAACGGTTCTGTTTCTTTTTCTAACTTCGTTTCGATCGGGACGAGAGATTTTCCCACAAAGAATCATAAGTTCTAAGCGTTTTTCTTCGGGAATGGTTACAAGTTCCTTTGGTGAGTCCAAAAGAGATTTTAAATCCTGTAACAAAGAATCAATGTCCATAAAACCAGAATTTTGACTGGATATGGATGAGCAAGTATCTTTGATCTAGTCTACTTGAGAGATTTTGGTAATGTCCAATGGTGGTATCATTTTTTGGTAGTTTTAGGCTTTCATGATCCTTACTTTTCTTTTTCCTGTAAACTGGATTGTTCCATCTATCAAACAACTATCCTGCATTTCTGATTTTAAATCCGCTACTTGTTCTCTCATACTTTTTATAATTGAGATAATCTCTTTAGGCTCGCAAGTACCTAGGTTTTGAAACAGTTTTTCTTTGTCATAATATAAGGAAGAAATTTGTTGATCCAATTGTCCTGCGATTGAATCAGATTCGTTTGAAGATGACATGCCGTTAGGTTCTTCAATTAGGATTTCACGGATTGGTTTTGTTAGAAATTGTTGGATTTCTAACAAATCTTTTTCGTGAATGAGAGGTTCTATTGCAATTAAAATATAGGTAATAAGAGATGCCTGGATCAATAATTGTGGGTCGGCCTCTCCTTTATTAAAATTTTGATATTGTATTTGTGTATTTAGCTGTTTCCATAAACATTTTAATTCAACGTACTTTGAAAATAAAATGACTCTCAATTCTTCTTCATCTTCAATATCCTCTAAAATTTTGAGAAAATTGTTAATTAGAGTGTTTAGCCATTCATGTATTTTTTGTTCATCCTCTTTTGATCTTTCAAAACCTTTGGACCAATCTTCTAGATTTTCCTTCACCGATCTTGCAAAGGATTCATTTTGTAATCTGTCTTTAATGATTTTTAATTCCATAGTTATTTCGATCCACTTATTCGTTTCTATTTTGAAAGTCGATGGTTTGGGATGTAGGCTGCACGAATAGATTCAACAATAACCTGTTTGGTATCGATTCGTTTGTAATTTTCTTTGAACTTGTAAAGGCGATTTAAATCCGATTCTAGTTGATAGAATTCCTTTAGGATCATATCCGCATCCGATGTACCTAAATTGGATTCTAGTTCTTCCTTTTCTTTGTAAAGATTTACAATTTGAGATTCTAAGTTTTCTGCGATTGAACTTTCCATCGCAGATTAGACTGGTTATTTTTTAAGAGCGGCAATTAAATTGAATTCGACCATGATACTCCATGGCCTTTTGCTTTGCCCAATTCGGACTGGCTTAAGGATTCTTGCCATGTTTGATTGATCAATAAAAGTATAACTTTCGCCTCTTTGTATAGCCTTTTTGGCATCCTCCGTAAGTACATCTGCGTAGGTTCCCAAGGTGTCTCGGTCAGGATGGGAGGCAAAATTTCCATTGAAGGTAATGAGAGTGGTTTTTCCAATTCCGAATATTTTTTTCGGGGAGAGTTCTGCTTGTAATTGTTCCAAAGAAAAATCGGCTCCAAGGATGCCTGCAAATTTAGAATGTAAATACAAATTAGTCATGAGGCTTGTCATTTTTACTGTTTTCCCTTCAATGGGATAATCATAAGGTTCCATCATGACATCTTCACCTAGGTCACGGGGCAGGGTATACCATTCGTTTTCCCCGTCCGTATCATAACCTTGCAATGGTTCGATAGCAATTCTTCCGGAATGTCTATGGCAGTATGGAACAAATCTTCCTTTTGCATCATGACCTTCCTTGTTTGCATATTCCGAATCCATCAAATCAATTACATTCGGTTCACAACAAATTGCATAGGCAAGTTGTTGTTCATTTTGAATTAAGTATTCTTGTAAAATAAGAAGTAAGTGTTCTCGTTTCATTCCAATATTTGCATGAACCAAACTTTGAATTAGAAATTTTAAACCATACAATGAAGTAGCCATAATATAAAATTTAGATTCTAATTCTTTCGCTATATTGTTTGTCCAAAGTTCGGCAAAGTCTACCACAGACTGTTTTTCCATTTCGATGACATCGGCGTTTGCGGAAGAATTTTCTAAATTGATTCGTGATAAAATTTCAGAGATTTTTTTTGTAGCTTCTGAGGTTTGAAAAGACAATTTGGTAACTTCATTTGCTACAATTTCAAATCCTCTTCCATGTTCACCGGCCCTTGCTGCTTCTATCGATGCATTTAACGCAAGTAAGTTTGTCTGTTTTGCCACTTGTTGGATAGAAGCTGCAACAAGGCCAATCTCTTTGGATCTTTCTCCAAAAGAATCGATAAGAACTTTAAGTTTTCGCATTCCTAAATTAGAATAATTATCTTCCATTTCCTATCCTGTATAGTTCATTTAGAACGTTCTTTTATAGTATCGGTTGTCTCTATGGCCCTATTGATATCCAGCCTGTTGTAACCGAAAGAGTTTTTCGTATTTTCCTTTATTGAATAGTAGTTCTTCGTGGCTTCCCCATTCGGTTTTTTTGCCTTGCTCTAACACTAAAATTTGATCCGCCATTCTTACTGTGGAAAATCGATGTGAGATGAGGATCACAGTTTTATCTTGCGTATGCTCTCTAAAATGTTCAAAAACTTTCATTTCTGCTTCTGCATCGATTGCTGATGTAGGTTCATCAAGGATCAAAATGTCTGCATTTGTACGCATAAAAGCGCGTGATAGGGCCACCTTTTGCCATTGGCCTCCCGAAAGTTCACGACCATCTTGAAACCACTTGCCAAGCCTTGTAGAATAACCTTTTTCTAAACGTGTAACAAAATCATGAGCCATACCAAGTTTTGCAGCAGAAATCCATTCGGCTTCCGATTGTTTTTTTTGGACATCACCCATTCCAATATTTTCTCCTACTTTGAATTGGTATTGGACAAAGTTTTGAAAAATAACACCGAATCTTCTGCGTAAACTTTTCTCATCCCAATCTTCTAAATTGATTCCATCTAGGTAGATATTGCCAGATGTCGGTGAATATAACCGAGTTAGAAGTTTGATTAGAGTTGTTTTCCCTGATCCATTTTCTCCTACAATAGCAAGTTTTTCTTCTGTTTTTAATTCAAAACTAACATTGGACAGGGAAGGCTCTTTCGCTCCAGGATATAAAAAAGAAACAGAATCAAAAACAATTCCTGACCTATGTTGATTCCCTTTTTTATTTCCAAATCGTTTTAGAATTGGTAAATCAAGAAATTCCATAAGATTTTCTATATACAAATGATCTTCATAAATTCCGCCGAAAGCAGACAATGCATTTGAAAATGTATTTTGTCCTTGTCTAAAAATAACAAGGTACATTGTCATCTCACCTAAAGTAATTTTATGTAATAAGGCAAGACTGACTATCCAAACATAAGAACCATAAAAAGCAAATTGGCTAAGAAGTCCCAGAAGAAAACTAAACATACCTTTATGGATTGTTAGCTTTTTGTCTTCGGTATAAATTTTATGAAAATTTTCTTTATATCGATTTAAAAACTCTTTTCCTAAGTCGAAGAGTAAAATTTCTTTTGCATTGTCTTCTCTTGCCATAAGAGTTTCAAGGTATACCTGCTCCCTTGTCTCTTTTGCTTTCCAACGAAACAATCGAAAACTATGGTTGGAAAATTTAGTTTCAGCAATGAAAGAAGGAATCGCAGCAATCACTAAAATTAAAGAAGCCAATGGGGAAAGTTTAATCAATAGTCCAAAAAAACTAATTATGGTGATTGAAGATTGTGCGATGGTAAAAAATCTTGTGACCATCGATAGAGGTTTTGAAGAAGCTTCGGTTCTTGCCTGAGTCATTTTATCGTATGTCTCAGAATCTTCAAATTGTGTTAGTTCCAAACGAATAGCTTTTGATAGTATTCTTTCGTTTACTTCTTGGCCTAAACGAATTCTAAGTAGTGTATAAGCAATGTTATATAATTTCTGTGTACCAAAATAGAGAATCGTTAACAGACCTTCTGCATAAACTAACCTAACGGCATCTGATTGTAGTAATTCAATCCAATCTTCTGATTTAATTTGGCTTATTAAAATGGAATCTATAATTAATTTTCCAATCCAAACCAACGTGGATGGAAATAAACCATTGGCGATCGTTAAAATACAGATGAGCGCGGTTAAAACTGGAGAACTTTTATAAGCCAGGTCGAAGGCAATACGAGAAGTTTTCAAAATCCTAAAAAAGGTTGAGGACATACTCGTTAGATTGTTTTAGCCAATTGTTTTAGATACATTTTTTTGCAGGTAAGGAAAACAATCCTAAAGATTTCCTTGTTGCCATAACTATTTAGGATTTAGAAGTTGAAAACAAATTATGACAAAAGAGCGATTAGATAAAGTTTTAGGAAATTACGGATTGGGTTCTCGTTCGGATGTCAAAAAGGAGATCCACCAGGGCCATGTTAAAGTCAATGGTTCGGTAATTAAAGATCCTGGATTTAAAGTTTCTCTTTCAGATGAAGTTGTTTATTACGAAGAAGCTCTAATACGAAAAGAATTCTATTATTTTATGATGAACAAAGCCCCCGATTGTATCACTGCAACGGAAGATATTCGGGAAAAAACGGTAATGGATTATTTGAGCGAGAGGCATAGGAATATGAATTTATTCCCTGTGGGTCGACTGGATAAAGAAACGGAAGGTCTATTATTATTTACAACAGACGGAACACTTGCCCATTATTATACATCTCCTAAACATTTTGTCGAAAAAGAATACTATGCAGAAATTTCAGCGCCAGTTTCAGATGAAGACATTCATGCGTTTGAAAATGGGATTGTGTTAGATGATGGATATAAAACCCTACCTGCAAGGTTAGCCATTCCAGATCCTTCTGAACCACATCGAGTAACTGTTTGGTTAAAAGAAGGTAAGTATAGACAAATACGCAGAATGTTCCAAAGTTTGGGAAAAGAGGTAGTTTATTTAAAACGAATGAAAATGGGAAATTTAGAATTGGATCCGACACTGGTTCTTGGTGAATACAGGGAATTAACATCAGAAGAAGAATCGCTTCTCAAACAAAAAATACCTATCATTCAATAAACCTTTCTATTTTATCAAAAAATGCAGCTGGTGCTCTTCTTGGTCTAGAATTTGATAGAGAAACAAACAGCTGTTCGTCTTTCATGCTTGCCAACAGATTACCATTAGAGTCTAAAACGTCTTGTCTGAAGTAGAATCGAATTTTTTCAAAACTCTCAATCCAACTTAAAATTTTTATATGTGAGCCAGGATCAGGTTGTTTATGGATTAAAATTTCTCCGCCCATAAAAAAAGTTGTGGAATCGGTTTCTTTGATTAAATTCAAATCTACAATTTCTTTAAAAAATAAAAAACGACCTTCTTCAAAAATTTTCCAGATAGAATCTGACGGTAAATTCCAGAAACAATTCATATCGCTGAAAGGAATATAATAATCATGTTCAACAGTATTTTGTAATATTGGTTTTGGATGGATTGTAAATTGATAAGGGTTGAAACTGATATCAGGAACATTGGGGATGCGGATTGTATTTCCTTCCTGAACCAATCTAGAAGTTGTTTCTATTTCACATGCATTTTTCCCATCCGATCCAAATATAGATTGTTTCCAAAGTAGGGTTCCATCTTCCAATCCATATACTTGGGACTCTACTGTCATTTCTGAATTAACAAATTGTTGGTTCAGAAAACGCACTTTGGTTGAACCTGGAAAATAACTAATATTTGAATTTAACATTAGTTCTATGGGAAAACCAAATTCTTTTAAAACTTCACAGCGTGCATCGTAAGCAAACCGTTCATACGTACGACTTGTGACGTGTCGATTCCAGTCCAAATCAAAGTGACGAGTAGACAAGGTTTTACGGA
Protein-coding regions in this window:
- a CDS encoding pseudouridine synthase — encoded protein: MTKERLDKVLGNYGLGSRSDVKKEIHQGHVKVNGSVIKDPGFKVSLSDEVVYYEEALIRKEFYYFMMNKAPDCITATEDIREKTVMDYLSERHRNMNLFPVGRLDKETEGLLLFTTDGTLAHYYTSPKHFVEKEYYAEISAPVSDEDIHAFENGIVLDDGYKTLPARLAIPDPSEPHRVTVWLKEGKYRQIRRMFQSLGKEVVYLKRMKMGNLELDPTLVLGEYRELTSEEESLLKQKIPIIQ
- a CDS encoding ArnT family glycosyltransferase, which encodes MYFIFLIFLSAIFAMTLGIPDAPFPQGDEIMHIRSVRESLEVGSYTLPVLSGLPNPYKPPLLFWMGMLFDKIFGISYFSERFVSFLFGLGTFVLFYKFYQSLSKSDKETKLATIAFAFSFLSLKFFGLLMMEGAMVFFTLLYVFLFFRSKEEKNLTYVAWGSFFVGFGYLLKGPILHIYIILFLVSYIYLKMIRVRKGHFHISFQPLIKEKQTILLFSLSFLIPILWISYLYLFTNSGKELLRFFFITENMGKFYAANQSGLRIWGGWLLYTIPFTIPLFYSVWIFFSKTSNQKNRFLGMVLLAFLLLVTIFHLMPNRKDPYYVTPFISFLFLVPALKKETWETLILSHYNQYSIPIVYFLLTAMAVVLRVPLLFAVSLTGIVLSLSAMAFQNKNKRFYGVFITQLLILPIIIFLFVRPMADPDITEKLTDVKGKEICVIAENPWTAMDVQNKLINSKVKFALPLTYRDTCPEAEMIVTFSEVTLTENWKKVSSWMQWKQHLNLDTKETLRALLKVDKRIFQSEVSVWKREEIR
- a CDS encoding SDR family oxidoreductase, producing MDIDSLLQDLKSLLDSPKELVTIPEEKRLELMILCGKISRPDRNEVRKRNRTVRVEKKQTLKSQEKQKTALTGIRRARENAVFQAPLQISNTAGWSWDKAEELANPKPCYICKTPFTKLHFFYDSMCPSCAELNYSKRFQTADLRGTVAVITGSRLKIGYQATLLLLRSGARVIATTRFPNDSAIRFSKETDFHLWKDRLQIFGLDLRHTPSVEIFCKFLENHLERLDILINNAAQTVRRPPGFYSHLLEAEKLSVSELPQEAQKLLSFYQHCKQELDSYRSDSEMKDTATALAVSWNHKTPGVGIRSSAALSQIPYSHDNSNELEAVFPEGQLDADLQQVDLRKTNSWRLKLGEINTSEMLEVQLVNAVAPFVLCNRLVGIMRRDNTGKKHIINVSAMEGKFHRFKKEDRHPHTNMAKAALNMMTHTSAEDFAKDGIFMNAVDTGWVTDEDPIELAKRKQDLHDFQPPLDIVDGAARVVDPLFDGVNTGKHWIGKFLKDYFPIDW
- a CDS encoding methyl-accepting chemotaxis protein, with translation MEDNYSNLGMRKLKVLIDSFGERSKEIGLVAASIQQVAKQTNLLALNASIEAARAGEHGRGFEIVANEVTKLSFQTSEATKKISEILSRINLENSSANADVIEMEKQSVVDFAELWTNNIAKELESKFYIMATSLYGLKFLIQSLVHANIGMKREHLLLILQEYLIQNEQQLAYAICCEPNVIDLMDSEYANKEGHDAKGRFVPYCHRHSGRIAIEPLQGYDTDGENEWYTLPRDLGEDVMMEPYDYPIEGKTVKMTSLMTNLYLHSKFAGILGADFSLEQLQAELSPKKIFGIGKTTLITFNGNFASHPDRDTLGTYADVLTEDAKKAIQRGESYTFIDQSNMARILKPVRIGQSKRPWSIMVEFNLIAALKK
- a CDS encoding DinB family protein, coding for MNPIFAENVQILQQGVTLLESISNERYKQKHEVLASSIGEHFRHIIEHYEMFWNGVSAGHIDYDKRNRNPLLETDRLFAITTLKHYVSQFLTKSIEPKSLTISQNYNPTEKVPITLSHTNRELLFLLSHTVHHYAIISILVKLNGGSVPDGFGYSAATLFAKMERKS
- a CDS encoding ABC transporter ATP-binding protein, with product MKTSRIAFDLAYKSSPVLTALICILTIANGLFPSTLVWIGKLIIDSILISQIKSEDWIELLQSDAVRLVYAEGLLTILYFGTQKLYNIAYTLLRIRLGQEVNERILSKAIRLELTQFEDSETYDKMTQARTEASSKPLSMVTRFFTIAQSSITIISFFGLLIKLSPLASLILVIAAIPSFIAETKFSNHSFRLFRWKAKETREQVYLETLMAREDNAKEILLFDLGKEFLNRYKENFHKIYTEDKKLTIHKGMFSFLLGLLSQFAFYGSYVWIVSLALLHKITLGEMTMYLVIFRQGQNTFSNALSAFGGIYEDHLYIENLMEFLDLPILKRFGNKKGNQHRSGIVFDSVSFLYPGAKEPSLSNVSFELKTEEKLAIVGENGSGKTTLIKLLTRLYSPTSGNIYLDGINLEDWDEKSLRRRFGVIFQNFVQYQFKVGENIGMGDVQKKQSEAEWISAAKLGMAHDFVTRLEKGYSTRLGKWFQDGRELSGGQWQKVALSRAFMRTNADILILDEPTSAIDAEAEMKVFEHFREHTQDKTVILISHRFSTVRMADQILVLEQGKKTEWGSHEELLFNKGKYEKLFRLQQAGYQ
- a CDS encoding thioesterase family protein, giving the protein MSKIFRKTLSTRHFDLDWNRHVTSRTYERFAYDARCEVLKEFGFPIELMLNSNISYFPGSTKVRFLNQQFVNSEMTVESQVYGLEDGTLLWKQSIFGSDGKNACEIETTSRLVQEGNTIRIPNVPDISFNPYQFTIHPKPILQNTVEHDYYIPFSDMNCFWNLPSDSIWKIFEEGRFLFFKEIVDLNLIKETDSTTFFMGGEILIHKQPDPGSHIKILSWIESFEKIRFYFRQDVLDSNGNLLASMKDEQLFVSLSNSRPRRAPAAFFDKIERFIE